In a genomic window of Helianthus annuus cultivar XRQ/B chromosome 10, HanXRQr2.0-SUNRISE, whole genome shotgun sequence:
- the LOC110884887 gene encoding uncharacterized protein LOC110884887, with the protein MEGGSTDQESVVSGTRKSSISSGGRVREQFLHRFTDSQIFIANLEDWFQTLSENSFDFDVPFDLISLQKFDYALESASFQQLIRMPSAAYASASSTMEATAFLALEDFLHASVKGLWDAFWDQDEPSPLTVACLYDANFKFYQAEKAIANGKLGGLCATAVMVNNPRHPHGKWHDILEITLLRPEIGSLTKEGEITVPSLSILGEALFYGLRILLSRSIRRSRNPSVLDSVFVILTDCQYGGVVKIEGDLTKFDFDVNNVYQCAAEWIMNYSRVSVTPFDRIWNKLGNANWGDIGALQVLFATYHSMMQYVGMPKNSIEDLAADHSSRLQARRIERRLGEMDIGTNGNGLFKLQQRSVSPEIVEVQEEPVNIEPRKSVKLEVGSVLFVEDSNRQKSYQIIEVLSDGEMPYYIVSLTEELGKSLFLYVGSHPSQLEPAWEDMKLWYQVQRQTKVFSVMKQNGLSSKYLPQFVMSGKIIHPGPCRKPGPSGNCDNPWCGTPVLITSPVGKTVADMIRLGQFGSDEAIRCCHDCLSALSTAGTAGIRHGDIRPENIICVTSSTTQQPYFVLVGWGHAILEERDRPAMNLHFSSTYALQEGKLCSASDAESLVYLLYFSSGGELPELDSVEGALEWRDSFWSKRVIQQKLGDISAVLKAFADYVDSLCGTPYPMDYEIWLRRLKRHLNENGKEISTSS; encoded by the exons ATGGAAG GTGGGTCAACGGACCAGGAATCAGTAGTGTCAGGGACGAGAAAGTCAAGTATTTCTTCAGGTGGTAGGGTTCGGGAACAGTTTCTCCATAGATTCACCGACAGTCAGATCTTTATCGCAAATCTCGAAGACTGGTTTCAAACTTTATCAGAAAACTCATTCGACTTTGATGTTCCTTTCGATTTAATCAGTCTCCAAAAGTTCGATTACGCATTAGAAAGCGCTTCGTTTCAGCAACTAATTCGAATGCCCAGTGCTGCTTATGCATCCGCATCAAGCACCATGGAAGCTACTGCGTTTCTTGCATTAGAAGATTTCCTACATGCAAGCGTAAAAGGCTTATGGGATGCGTTTTGGGACCAAGACGAACCCTCGCCTTTAACCGTTGCATGTCTTTACGATGCGAATTTCAAATTCTATCAAGCCGAAAAAGCGATCGCTAACGGAAAACTTGGCGGTCTTTGTGCCACTGCTGTCATGGTCAACAACCCGAGACACCCGCATGGTAAATGGCACGATATTCTTGAAATAACACTTTTAAGGCCCGAGATCGGAAGCCTTACGAAGGAAGGTGAAATTACAGTTCCGTCCCTGTCGATTTTGGGTGAAGCTCTGTTTTACGGCTTACGAATCTTGTTATCGAGAAGTATCCGTAGATCAAGAAACCCTTCGGTTTTAGATTCGGTTTTTGTTATTCTAACCGATTGTCAGTACGGTGGCGTTGTGAAAATCGAAGGAGATTTGAccaaattcgattttgatgtcAATAATGTTTATCAGTGTGCTGCTGAATGGATCATGAATTATTCACGGGTTTCCGTCACCCCTTTCGATAGAATCTGGAATAAGCTCGGGAACGCCAATTGGGGGGATATCGGTGCGTTACAGGTACTTTTTGCGACTTATCATTCAATGATGCAATACGTCGGAATGCCAAAAAATTCAATCGAGGATTTAGCCGCTGATCATAGTTCGCGTCTCCAAGCAAGAAGAATCGAAAGACGATTGGGAGAAATGGATATCGGAACAAACGGAAACGGTTTATTTAAACTCCAACAACGCAGCGTTTCACCAGAAATCGTTGAAGTACAAGAAGAACCCGTCAACATCGAGCCTCGAAAATCGGTTAAACTAGAAGTGGGGTCCGTTTTGTTTGTCGAAGATTCAAATCGGCAGAAAAGTTATCAGATTATTGAAGTTTTGAGCGACGGTGAAATGCCATATTACATTGTTTCGCTAACTGAAGAACTGGGAAAAAGTTTGTTTTTATACGTCGGTTCACACCCGTCTCAGCTTGAACCCGCATGGGAAGATATGAAACTATGGTATCAAGTACAGAGACAAACAAAAGTATTTTCAGTTATGAAACAAAATGGTTTATCCAGCAAGTATTTACCGCAGTTCGTCATGTCGGGTAAGATAATACACCCTGGACCATGTCGAAAACCGGGCCCGAGCGGGAACTGCGACAACCCGTGGTGCGGGACGCCGGTTCTGATCACGAGCCCGGTTGGCAAAACAGTAGCCGACATGATCAGGTTGGGTCAATTCGGGTCAGATGAAGCTATTAGATGTTGTCACGATTGCTTATCGGCTCTATCGACAGCTGGCACTGCTGGCATTAGACATGGCGACATTAGACCCGAAAACATAATCTGTGTAACGTCAAGTACAACGCAACAACCTTACTTTGTGTTAGTCGGGTGGGGTCACGCCATTTTGGAGGAAAGAGACCGGCCCGCTATGAATCTTCATTTTTCATCGACATACGCGCTTCAAGAAGGAAAGTTATGTTCCGCGTCTGATGCAGAAAGTCTCGTTTATTTGCTTTATTTTTCGTCGGGCGGGGAATTGCCCGAGTTAGATTCAGTTGAAGGGGCGTTGGAATGGAGAGATAGTTTTTGGTCAAAACGGGTAATTCAGCAAAAGCTCGGGGACATATCTGCGGTTTTAAAAGCGTTTGCTGATTATGTTGATAGTCTATGTGGAACACCGTATCCAATGGATTACGAAATTTGGCTCAGAAGATTAAAACGACATCTTAATGAAAACGGGAAGGAGATCAGCACATCGAGTTAG
- the LOC110881505 gene encoding uncharacterized protein LOC110881505 has protein sequence MEEEEEDVSSESVTRRLRINRDRQGAHEKLVNDYFSDAPLYNAEIFRRRFRMSRLLFTRIADDLAGQDPFFTQRPDARGYEGFSTLQKCTAAIRQLAYGTVADALDEYLQMSPRTTRECLYRFCHNVVKLYSKKYLRKPNVYDVQQLYQAHEAWHGFPGMLCSIDCMHWAWQNCPNAWRGQYTRGDHGYPTLILEAVASQDLWIWHSFFGLPGSLNDLNVLYQSAIFSDVVNGIGSDTSFSVSGVEYRRGLDTNEGRAICEYDENASIGNTVAVDPAQQDLNSFSLTNDFTHANLQSNLVEHIWNNANDGDGDGDEDDSE, from the exons AtggaggaggaagaggaagacgTCTCGTCTGAAAGCGTTACCAGACGACTACGGATTAACAGAGACCGCCAAg GAGCGCACGAGAAATTGGTGAACGATTATTTTTCGGATGCACCCCTTTACAATGCCGAGATTTTCAGACGAAGGTTCCGAATGAGTCGCCTGTTATTCACACGCATTGCTGATGATTTGGCGGGGCAAGATCCGTTTTTCACGCAACGACCCGATGCTCGTGGTTATGAAGGGTTCAGCACGTTACAAAAGTGTACtgcggccattcgccaactggcGTACGGGACAGTGGCCGACGCTTTGGACGAGTACTTACAGATGTCGCCAAGAACTACGCGGGAATGTTTGTATCGGTTTTGCCATAATGTGGTGAAACTGTATAGCAAAAAATATTTGCGGAAACCAAACGTGTATGATGTTCAACAGTTGTACCAAGCTCATGAAGCATGGCACGGGTTTCCGGGAATGCTCTGTAGCATTGATTGTATGCATTGGGCGTGGCAGAACTGCCCGAATGCGTGGCGAGGCCAATATACGCGAGGTGATCACGGCTATCCAACCTTAATACTTGAGGCCGTGGCCTCACAAGATTTGTGGATCTGGCATTCTTTCTTTGGTCTCCCTGGTTCACTTAATGACCTCAACGTGCTATACCAATCGGCGATCTTTAGCGATGTCGTTAATGGAATCGGTTCGGACACCAGTTTTTCAGTTTCTGGGGTTGAGTATAGACGCGGTCTGGACACCA ACGAAGGTCGGGCGATTTGTGAGTATGATGAGAATGCATCTATTGGGAATACTGTCGCGGTAGATCCGGCACaacaggatttaaactcgttcTCGCTAACCAACGATTTCACGCATGCAAACCTTCAATCCAATTTGGTAGAACATATATGGAACAACGCAAACGACGGGGACGGGGACGGTGACGAAGACGATAGcgagtag